The Candidozyma auris chromosome 1, complete sequence genome includes a region encoding these proteins:
- the RPS8A gene encoding 40S ribosomal protein eS8, whose product MCNQEFTMGISRDSRHKRAATGAKRAQFRKKRKFELGRQPANTKIGAKRIHTVRTRGGNQKFRALRIETGNFSWASEGVARKTRITSVVYHPSNNELVRTNTLTKSAIVQIDATPFRQWYETHYGKTLGKKQAEEEVKRSHKVERKLASRAASAKIEAAVDHQFTAGKLYACISSRPGQSGRCDGYILEGEELAFYLRRLTAKK is encoded by the coding sequence TTCACCATGGGTATTTCTAGAGACTCTCGTCACAAGCGTGCTGCTACTGGTGCCAAAAGAGCTCAgttcagaaagaagagaaagtttGAGTTAGGTAGACAGCCAGCCAACACCAAGATTGGTGCTAAGAGAATCCACACCGTCAGAACCAGAGGTGGTAACCAGAAGTTCAGAGCTTTGAGAATTGAGACCGGTAACTTCTCGTGGGCCTCTGAGGGTGTTGCCAGAAAGACCAGAATCACCTCTGTCGTCTACCACCCATCCAACAACGAGTTGGTCAGAACCAACACCTTGACCAAGTCTGCTATCGTCCAGATTGATGCTACCCCATTCAGACAGTGGTACGAAACCCACTACGGTAAGACCTTGGGTAAGAAACAAGCTGAGGAGGAAGTTAAGAGATCCCACAAGGTCGAGAGAAAATTGGCTTCCAGAGCTGCTTCTGCCAAGATTGAGGCCGCTGTCGACCACCAGTTCACCGCTGGTAAGTTGTACGCTTGCATCTCCTCGAGACCAGGCCAGTCTGGTAGATGTGATGGTTACATCTTGGAGGGTGAGGAGTTGGCCTTCTacttgagaagattgacCGCCAAGAAATAA
- a CDS encoding bleomycin hydrolase: protein MSDFTKFDVSTLASWNDALNKDLNTQLGASVLRTYNAEEALINREVFIRNSNKVFNTSVKVQGAPVTNQKSSGRCWLFASGNVLRLPFMEKHNVKEFQFSQSYWFFYDKLEKCNFFLEKFLESIDSTEDSDINSRLIQHLLDDPTCDGGQFDMFINVAEKYGMIPHELYPDAYSATASRTLNFLLKTKLREFAQALRVAKKENPEKISKLKEDQQREVYRLMVMFLGQPPLPDTELTWDYKDKDDNVKKLTFTPLSFYKDMGIDLKNYVSLLNDPRNPYDTVIKIDKLGNVVGGKEVSYLNIDIDQLAKYAIERIKNNQAIFFGTHTPIYMDKKRGIMDEELYNYKLIDFHASQDKASRIEYKQSLMTHAMVLTAVHLDEQGNPVRWKVENSWGKDSGQDGYYCMDHKYFKEYVYQIVVDKSELSDSHRKIISEQANPVVLPPWDPMGALASMP from the coding sequence ATGTCTGACTTCACTAAATTCGATGTATCCACATTGGCTTCCTGGAACGATGCCTTGAACAAGGATTTAAACACCCAATTGGGTGCCTCGGTGTTGAGAACATACAACGCCGAAGAGGCACTTATCAACAGGGAGGTGTTCATTCGCAACTCGAACAAGGTGTTCAATACTAGCGTGAAGGTACAAGGTGCCCCTGTGACaaatcaaaaatcaagTGGTCGCTGCTGGCTCTTCGCCAGTGGCAATGTCTTGAGACTTCCATTCATGGAGAAGCACAATGTCAAGGAGTTCCAGTTCTCCCAACTGTACTGGTTCTTCTACGATAAACTCGAGAAATGtaacttcttcttggagaagttccTCGAGTCCATTGACTCCACCGAGGACCTGGACATCAACTCTCGTCTCATTCAGCACTTGTTGGATGACCCCACATGTGACGGCGGCCAGTTCGACATGTTCATCAATGTGGCAGAGAAGTATGGTATGATCCCTCACGAGTTGTACCCTGACGCTTACTCAGCTACTGCCTCAAGAACCTTGaatttcttgctcaagacGAAATTGAGAGAGTTTGCTCAGGCATTGCGCgttgccaagaaggagaatcCTGAAAAGATCTCCAAACTTAAGGAAGATCAGCAAAGGGAAGTCTACAGACTCATGGTTATGTTTTTGGGCCAGCCTCCTCTTCCTGACACAGAGTTGACGTGGGATTACAAAGACAAGGACGACaacgtgaagaagttgacctTCACCCCGTTACTGTTCTACAAGGACATGGGTatagacttgaagaactacgtgtctcttttgaacGACCCTAGGAATCCTTACGACACTGTCATTAAGATTGACAAGTTAGGTAATGTTGTGGGTGGTAAGGAGGTCTCGTACTTGAATATTGACATCGAtcaattggccaagtaTGCCATCGAACgcatcaagaacaaccAAGCTATATTTTTTGGCACCCACACTCCAATCTACAtggacaagaagagaggtATTATGGACGAAGAGCTTTACAACTacaagctcattgatttCCATGCGTCTCAAGACAAGGCCAGCAGAATTGAGTATAAGCAGTCACTCATGACTCACGCCATGGTATTGACAGCTGTGCACTTGGATGAGCAAGGCAACCCTGTCAGATGGAAGGTTGAGAACTCTTGGGGCAAGGACTCGGGACAGGATGGCTACTACTGTATGGACCATAAGTATTTCAAGGAGTATGTCTACCAGATTGTGGTCGACAAATCTGAATTGCTGGACAGCCACCGAAAGATCATTTCAGAGCAAGCCAATCCTGTGGTTTTGCCACCTTGGGACCCAATGGGTGCTCTTGCGTCTATGCCATGA
- a CDS encoding snoRNA-binding rRNA-processing protein UTP10 yields MSLLSQQLKVIGEKNASLAVDRKSRQQIHSRSLLFDAKTAASQDFDYIFQIASEGLEELIEIDSRFEKFSSTLFSEASIDFDRNVKTKDILDPVNRNLEAFMNLAAPYYHLAPTLKAMEWLVRRYHVNIHNSELLFLSTLSYHSQPVFTRIMNAVPKGSMPHIFSWISLYKEQSKPLPASSVLKSFHNDPALFRLYSEYLREQLKHKTIYKEQLVFYLSNTAQVLASYARNTEKLNDDYIVTVLEAVNDLLLPQNHEFKYSSTLKEDIKLTAYGIISIMTSVLPLTDELVYSLTISILSDPFAWNNLRRQTLVVLGQLWNFYNEDDVSEEAEVFANLSSEVLLKNEELLLTLIEESYNISKFVFFFVIDKLNHNDDKAIRLLQFIDVPKNDLFFSVVVKKLLLYITEKCVTDEGRAGAVSTFEQLLKSNKSKVVNELRKQSKSISDLEMILMHTMGESANESAYDGDNEDVVIENNAVNSSSEAIKSKETYFLSTAANFDFFKIVDALLRELKEIPQNKQVSYFLKASKRAFLNDVAHVSFLIRLGFTVSVPLSSRLVALGCTRATLQHLAEKNQSLNLYLLAPIILLGLSDESKPFRDICVNILLLIQKHSQKIIAKGKQANCTLFMESEIYPNVEEAKKSLISPNDANTMLSVLLDDRAIIDDVRFDHSRASYLLFDVLFKSTKGGRKFGSLLLKSFVYGQWASPSWPLAFKHRVWRIIGSQNKKTKGFDDRFYFVTDAKDLLLRRNPWIHDASAEGLNAIDDIMKPVASMVGGLTTNEKKRAKEIDWFVRALSTEDQLQVVANERVQEIFPLLKVTELKVGLCKEFIELLIEETDSVLHFDPLDTLQGLEILNEDMVALLNSVNIVTEVPEQSVPKRRRRSSSSTQKNMARDDINTMAAAHLRKLSVILDVLETQLRKSQSLIADSDLLQVLFKILTDLDYLGNDGKLPILYAQETLASCMQLCVVKIKESQAKHRIDSNSIRADLIVNSIRLSQSPQVQNRLLLVIAELASLAPEIILHSVMPIFTFMGAHTVRQDDEFSSSALQQTISKVVPAITAASSSISTEIDFLLTSFVTAFQHIPRHRRVKLFVSLVQTLGHENALQKILFLVGQQYSANLEKNKVHECNSLLDFTAALLKTFDAQICLEGINNFFSLWNQIPKEHLNGDSEELTALSSKPIFGSAVANATDEELKTLRVNLLKFLNLVLGTDEELSSSTNLVSLKMKVALVLFDDQSPKSAKEIILKDFSRVTSFILASLDSHSGSKKWESDVVDELYEALKCLLNLLPMSYYVTSIAESLKNANDALSVTVAKNFAILAGTKFENEMNANSFDDAIESTVLEELLPILVEGFEKYDNVELVQAYLDTFSIIVSKLGSSLPEIASSENAKHLIGTLKVITSTNGLLSSNTEIVVSSLNAVASVVKIFGVKCIGFFPKILPPALKIWESTARKKHNNDDEDFDDEDLQEKNMLLQGSILMLISVLVKRLPAFVVTNLKQIVRATVESDLVDSSIRSKVLELIVEHVDKSQVLVCLLNLALNDNFYAENDAKELGLYLNSVRSSIDSIEKKSATANSSLFMKWLIKSFEFRNEFGEDKFEDNTINSIESSFHQCAIVYVMKLNDKSFRPLFANMVRWAATGEGSISSKNTEVTRLVAFFKFFNKLQDRLKSIITSYFSYMIDPTVSILNKFASGDLKETNLRRIVLNALVSSFKYDQDDYWSHQSRFETIINPLLSQLKNIEKPIGKYLVRAITSFVTNVSSEEHNEKLVHGLIYYISNEHENSSNTKLWTVRVLREVFLKLGEQWLTFLPTFIPYIAELLEDDDEDVELEVRKDLVRVIENVLGEPLERYLS; encoded by the coding sequence ATGTCGTTATTGTCTCAGCAGTTGAAGGTGATTGGAGAAAAGAATGCCTCTTTGGCTGTGGACAGAAAGTCTCGTCAGCAAATCCATTCCAGGTCATTGCTCTTTGACGCTAAAACTGCAGCCTCCCAAGATTTTGACTACATCTTCCAGATTGCCTCTGAAGGACTTGAGGAGCTCATAGAGATTGACTCGAGGTTTGAAAAGTTTTCATCCACGCTTTTTTCGGAGGCGAGCATTGATTTTGACAGAAATGTCAAAACTAAGGACATTCTTGATCCCGTGAACAGGAACTTGGAAGCTTTCATGAACTTGGCTGCTCCCTACTACCATTTGGCCCCCACTCTCAAGGCAATGGAGTGGCTCGTTAGAAGATATCATGTCAACATTCACAACAGTGaacttttatttttgtcCACGTTGTCTTACCACTCGCAACCTGTGTTCACTAGAATCATGAACGCCGTGCCTAAGGGATCCATGCCCCACATTTTCTCCTGGATATCCCTATACAAGGAACAGTCGAAACCTTTACCAGCTTCATCTGTTTTAAAGAGTTTTCACAATGACCCTGCATTGTTCAGATTATACTCTGAATACCTTAGAGAACAACTAAAGCATAAAACAATCTACAAAGAGCAGTTAGTATTCTATTTGTCTAATACTGCTCAGGTGTTGGCATCATACGCTAGAAATACcgagaagctcaacgaTGATTACATTGTTACAGTTTTGGAAGCTGTGAATGATCTTTTACTTCCTCAGAATCATGAGTTCAAATACTCATCCACTCTCAAGGAAGACATCAAATTGACAGCTTACGGTATTATCTCAATTATGACGTCCGTGCTTCCATTGACTGACGAACTCGTATATTCTTTGACCATCTCCATTTTGAGTGATCCCTTCGCATGGAACAACCTCAGGAGGCAAACATTGGTCGTCCTCGGACAATTGTGGAACTTCTATAATGAGGATGACGTGAGTGAGGAGGCGGAAGTTTTTGCTAATTTGAGCTCTGAAGTGCTCttgaaaaatgaagaattgtTGCTCACTTTGATAGAAGAAAGCTACAACATCTCGAAGttcgtcttctttttcgtgATAGACAAATTGAACCACAACGATGACAAGGCAATTCGCTTGTTGCAATTCATCGATGTTCCAAAAAATGACTTGTTCTTCTCCGTGGtcgtgaagaagcttcttctttacaTTACTGAGAAATGTGTCACTGATGAAGGAAGAGCTGGTGCTGTTAGCACGTTCGAACAGCTCCTCAAGTCTAATAAGAGTAAGGTTGTCAATGAACTCCGCAAACAGTCCAAGTCAATATCTGACTTGGAGATGATACTCATGCATACCATGGGAGAGTCAGCAAACGAATCTGCCTATGATGGAGACAATGAAGACGTCGTAATCGAGAACAACGCCGTCAACTCTTCATCTGAGGCAATAAAGTCGAAAGAAACTTACTTTTTGTCTACGGCGGCAAActtcgatttcttcaagatcgtTGATGCTTTACTTCgtgagctcaaggagatTCCTCAAAACAAACAAGTTTCTTATTTTTTAAAGGCATCGAAGAGGGCATTTTTAAATGACGTCGCCCATGTATCTTTTCTTATAAGGTTGGGTTTCACAGTATCTGTACCTTTGTCATCTCGTTTGGTTGCTTTGGGATGTACTAGAGCGACGCTTCAGCACCTCGctgaaaaaaatcaaagctTGAATCTTTACTTATTGGCGCCAATTATCCTCCTTGGATTAAGTGATGAAAGTAAGCCATTTAGAGATATTTGTGTTAATATCCTTTTACTCATTCAAAAACACAGTCAGAAAATTATAGCTAAAGGGAAGCAAGCTAACTGCACGTTGTTCATGGAGTCGGAAATATACCCgaatgttgaagaagccaagaagaGTCTTATTTCCCCAAATGACGCGAACACAATGTTAAGTGTTTTACTCGATGATAGAGCCATTATTGACGATGTTCGCTTCGACCATTCTCGTGCCTCATATCTATTATTCGATGTACTCTTCAAATCGACCAAGGGCGGGAGAAAGTTTggttctcttctcttgaagtcatTCGTTTACGGGCAATGGGCATCTCCCTCATGGCCACTTGCTTTCAAGCATAGAGTATGGCGCATTATCGGGTCACAGAACAAAAAGACCAAGGGATTTGATGACAGATTCTACTTTGTAACTGACGCCAaggatcttcttcttaggCGCAATCCATGGATTCATGATGCCAGCGCTGAGGGCTTGAACGCCATCGACGACATTATGAAACCTGTAGCATCTATGGTTGGTGGACTTACAAcaaacgaaaagaaaagagccAAGGAAATTGATTGGTTTGTCAGGGCATTGAGCACCGAGGATCAATTGCAAGTGGTCGCCAATGAAAGAGTACAAGAAATTTTCCCACTTCTCAAGGTCACTGAATTGAAAGTCGGGCTCTGCAAGGAGTTCATCGAGCTTCTTATCGAGGAAACTGATTCAGTTTTGCATTTCGACCCTCTTGATACTTTGCAGGGGCTTGAAATTTTAAATGAAGACATGGTAGCATTGTTGAATTCTGTGAACATTGTCACGGAGGTACCTGAGCAGTCTGTTCCtaagagaagaagaagatcctcttcatctacTCAGAAAAACATGGCGAGAGATGATATCAACACAATGGCAGCCGCACATTTGAGGAAGTTGTCCGTTATTCTAGATGTACTCGAAACTCAGTTGCGCAAGTCACAAAGTTTGATAGCTGACTCTGATTTATTACAGGTCcttttcaagattttgacCGACTTGGACTACTTGGGCAATGATGGCAAACTTCCTATTCTTTACGCTCAAGAAACATTGGCATCTTGTATGCAACTTTGCGTTGTAAAGATCAAAGAAAGTCAAGCTAAGCATCGAATCGATTCAAACTCGATTAGAGCCGATTTGATTGTCAATTCAATTAGACTCTCGCAATCCCCACAAGTGCAAAATCGGTTATTGCTCGTCATCGCTGAATTGGCATCGTTGGCTCCTGAGATTATTTTACATTCTGTAATGCCTATCTTTACGTTCATGGGAGCACATACTGTCAGACAGGATGATGAGTTTTCAAGTTCAGCACTTCAGCAAACGATATCCAAGGTAGTTCCCGCGATCACGGCtgcatcttcatcaatttcGACTGAAATCGACTTTTTGTTGACAAGCTTCGTGACTGCCTTTCAGCATATTCCAAGACATCGCAGAGTCAAGTTATTTGTCTCGTTGGTGCAAACATTGGGTCATGAAAATGCTCtacaaaaaattttgtttttaGTTGGTCAACAATACTCGGCTAACTTGGAAAAAAACAAGGTACATGAATGCAATTCTTTGTTAGACTTTACGGCGGCTCTTTTAAAAACTTTTGATGCCCAAATCTGTCTAGAAggcatcaacaactttttCAGCTTGTGGAATCAAATTCCCAAGGAGCACCTCAATGGCGATTCAGAGGAGCTCACGGCTTTGAGCAGCAAACCGATCTTTGGATCAGCTGTTGCGAATGCTACtgatgaggagttgaaAACACTTAGAGTGAATTTATTGAAGTTCCTCAACCTTGTCCTTGGTACTGATGAGGAGCTCTCACTGAGCACCAATCTTGTGTcattgaaaatgaaggtAGCGTTGGTGTTGTTCGACGACCAATCACCTAAATCTGCAAAAGAAATTATCTTGAAGGACTTTAGCAGGGTTACTTCGTTCATCTTGGCCTCATTGGACTCTCACAGTGGTTCCAAGAAATGGGAATCTGATGTTGTCGATGAGTTATATGAAGCACTCAAATGCTTGTTGAACTTACTTCCAATGAGTTACTATGTGACTTCTATCGCAGAATCATTGAAGAATGCAAATGACGCGTTGTCGGTGACGGTTGCCAAAAATTTTGCCATCCTTGCTGGAACGAAATTCGAAAACGAAATGAACGCCAATTCATTCGACGATGCTATTGAAAGTACAGTTCTCGAAGAATTGTTGCCAATTTTGGTTGAAGGTTTTGAGAAGTACGACAATGTGGAGCTTGTTCAGGCATACTTGGACACATTCTCTATTATCGTCAGCAAACTCGGACTGTCACTCCCTGAAATTGCATCATCTGAAAACGCAAAACATCTCATCGGTACATTGAAGGTGATTACTTCTACGAATGGCTTGTTAAGCAGCAACACAGAGATCGTTGTTTCATCCTTGAATGCAGTGGCCAGTGTGGTGAAGATATTCGGTGTAAAATGTATCGGATTTTTTCCCAAGATCTTACCTCCAGCATTGAAGATCTGGGAATCAACGGCTAGAAAGAAACACAAcaacgatgatgaagactttgacgatgaagatttgcaagaaaagaacatGTTATTGCAGGGTTCCATCCTTATGTTGATATCTGTTTTGGTAAAGAGACTTCCCGCCTTTGTTGtcaccaacttgaagcAAATCGTCAGAGCCACTGTTGAAAGTGATCTAGTGGACAGCAGCATACGTTCCAAGGTGTTGGAATTGATTGTTGAGCACGTTGACAAAAGTCAAGTATTGGTttgcttgttgaatttgGCCCTCAATGACAACTTTTACGCAGAAAATGATGCTAAGGAGCTAGGCTTGTACTTAAACAGCGTGAGGTCTTCTATCGATtcaattgagaaaaagagtGCCACTGCAAACTCGTCACTTTTCATGAAGTGGTTGATTAAGTCTTTTGAGTTCAGGAACGAGTTCGGTGAGGACAAGTTTGAGGACAACACAATCAATAGTATCGAGAGCTCGTTCCACCAATGCGCAATCGTTTATGTCATGAAGTTGAACGATAAGAGCTTCCGTCCTTTGTTTGCCAATATGGTGAGATGGGCCGCTACAGGAGAGGGGTCAATAAGCTCCAAAAACACCGAAGTAACGAGACTCGTTgcgttcttcaagttcttcaacaagttgcaAGACAGGTTGAAGAGTATCATCACGTCATATTTCTCGTATATGATTGATCCAACCGTCTCCATTCTCAACAAATTTGCATCTGGTGATTTGAAGGAGACaaatttgagaagaatcGTATTGAACGCCTTAGTgtcttccttcaagtacGACCAAGATGATTATTGGTCCCATCAGCTGAGATTTGAGACCATAATTAACCCTCTTTTGTCTcagttgaagaatatcGAGAAACCAATTGGCAAGTACCTTGTGAGGGCCATCACCTCGTTTGTCACTAACGTATCGTCTGAAGAACACAACGAGAAGCTCGTTCATGGGTTGATTTACTACATTTCAAACGAACACGAAAACTCCCTGAACACAAAGTTGTGGACTGTCCGAGTATTGAGGGAggtctttttgaaattggGCGAACAATGGTTGACGTTCTTGCCTACCTTCATTCCATACATTGCggagttgttggaggacgatgacgaggatgtCGAGTTGGAAGTGAGAAAAGATTTGGTCAGAGTGATAGAGAATGTTCTTGGCGAGCCGTTAGAACGTTACCTTTCATAA
- the YPT52 gene encoding Rab family GTPase: MSDNRFVQFKLVLLGESAVGKSSIVHRFVKNTFDDMRESTIGAAFLTQSISLPELRTTVKFEIWDTAGQERYKSLAPMYYRNANAALCVYDITSKASFYKAQDWIKELKRRAPEGIVLALVGNKADLAEEREVDETEVAQYLEQFNQEATAAGEASTNVIHKECSAKSGEGVLEIFDEIARALPLEEANDRMTPQLGKRVELGRPPQRQQQQGCC; encoded by the coding sequence ATGTCTGACAACCGGTTTGTTCAGTTTAAATTGGTCCTTCTTGGCGAGAGTGCTGTAGGCAAATCGTCAATCGTGCATCgttttgtgaaaaataCCTTTGATGATATGAGGGAGTCCACCATCGGTGCTGCCTTCCTCACCCAGTCGATCTCGTTGCCTGAATTGAGAACAACAGTAAAATTCGAGATATGGGATACAGCTGGCCAGGAACGCTATAAGAGCTTAGCACCCATGTACTACagaaatgcaaatgctGCATTATGTGTTTACGACATCACAAGCAAGGCTTCTTTCTACAAGGCACAGGACTGGATaaaggagttgaagagaagagctccCGAGGGCATCGTTCTAGCGTTAGTGGGCAACAAAGCAGATTTGGCTGAAGAGAGGGAGGTGGACGAAACTGAAGTCGCCCAATATTTGGAACAATTCAACCAAGAAGCTACCGCTGCTGGTGAAGCATCAACGAATGTGATCCACAAGGAGTGCTCCGCCAAGTCCGGCGAGGGTGTTCTTGAAATCTTTGACGAAATTGCTCGGGCATTGCCTCTCGAGGAGGCCAACGATAGAATGACGCCGCAACTAGGGAAGAGGGTAGAGCTTGGAAGACCTCCGCAacgccagcagcagcagggcTGTTGCTAG
- the MBF1 gene encoding multiprotein-bridging factor 1, giving the protein MSDWDNVTIIGQKARVGGGGPREKVARTQAEINAARRSGAAINTEKKYGSTNTKSNPEGQRLTKLDNTDDVVSVKKVDVSVGKTISQARQEKKLTQKDLATKVNEKPQVINDYEAGRAVPNQQVLAKIERALGVKLRGKNIGEPLFGPKKK; this is encoded by the coding sequence atGTCTGACTGGGATAACGTTACTATAATTGGCCAAAAAGCTCGTGTTGGCGGCGGTGGCCCAAGAGAAAAGGTGGCCCGTACTCAGGCCGAGATCAATGCTGCCAGAAGAAGCGGCGCTGCCATCAATACGGAGAAGAAGTACGGCTCCACCAACACAAAGTCCAACCCTGAAGGTCAGAGATTGACCAAATTGGATAACACTGATGATGTCGTTTCGGTCAAAAAGGTGGATGTGAGCGTCGGTAAGACCATTTCTCAAGCTAGacaggagaagaagctcactCAGAAGGACTTGGCCACCAAAGTGAACGAAAAGCCACAAGTCATCAATGATTACGAGGCTGGTAGAGCTGTGCCAAACCAGCAAGTTTTGGCCAAGATTGAGAGAGCATTGGGTGTGAAGTTGAGAGGAAAAAACATTGGTGAGCCTCTTTTCGgcccaaagaagaagtaa
- a CDS encoding trans-2-enoyl-CoA reductase (NADPH) TSC13, which yields MASIAVNPRSKTIKGYSSSLDSLLVAPIIKKIGKDNKLDTNRIRLTYKDAAGKHVPLDPSKSLMDYFTGDQLTKVVDLYAKDLGPQIAWKTVFLLEYLGPILLQVLVYTYFAIVRQVPQTQTQQLAFIMVNLHFIKRELETLYVHKFSNSTMPLFNLFKNSSHYWFLSGFNLSFFVYSKPVSSLSSLNTVEKFAFYVNDFSPVVNFSIFGLWAFAELSNLKTHLTLANLRKNDSKAYVIPYGYGFDLVSCPNYFFESLSWIFYSLLVGNWSAWLFMAVGSGQMYIWAVQKHKRYLKTFGDDYKKLRRTAMFPFLA from the coding sequence ATGGCGTCAATTGCAGTGAATCCGAGATCCAAGACGATCAAGGGGTACTCCAGCTCGCTTGATAGCTTGTTGGTGGCTCCTATTATAAAAAAGATTGGCAAGGATAACAAGTTGGATACGAACAGAATCAGACTCACATATAAGGATGCTGCTGGCAAACATGTTCCCTTGGATCCATCGAAGTCATTGATGGATTATTTCACTGGCGACCAATTGACCAAAGTGGTTGATCTTTACGCAAAAGACTTGGGGCCTCAGATCGCCTGGAAAACTGTGTTTTTGTTGGAGTATCTCGGTcccatccttcttcaagtcctcgtCTACACTTACTTTGCTATTGTCCGTCAGGTTCCCCAGACTCAGACTCAACAACTCGCTTTTATCATGGTGAACTTgcacttcatcaagagagagCTTGAGACCCTTTACGTTCACAAGTTCTCCAATTCCACAATGCCTTTATTCAACTTGTTTAAGAACTCCAGCCACTATTGGTTTTTGTCaggcttcaacttgtctttctttgtctACTCCAAGCCCGTTTCGTCATTGTCCTCTTTAAACACAGTTGAGAAGTTTGCTTTCTACGTGAACGACTTTTCTCCAGTGGTgaacttctccatctttGGCTTGTGGGCTTTTGCCGAGTTATCAAATTTGAAAACTCACCTTACCTTGGCTAATCTCAGAAAGAACGATAGTAAAGCCTATGTCATCCCATATGGATACGGTTTCGACTTGGTCTCTTGTCCAAACTACTTCTTCGAGTCTCTTTCATGGATATTTTACTCACTTCTCGTGGGAAACTGGTCTGCATGGCTCTTCATGGCCGTTGGTTCCGGTCAAATGTACATTTGGGCTGTTCAAAAGCACAAGAGGTACCTAAAGACGTTTGGAGACGACtacaagaagttgagaaggACCGCCATGTTCCCATTCTTAGCTTAG
- the HMT1 gene encoding protein-arginine omega-N methyltransferase HMT1, translated as MSATDKNSLPFTEQHYFSSYDHFGIHEEMLKDTSRTLSYRSAMYKNKHLFKDKVVLDVGCGTGILSMFAAKAGAKHVYSVDMSNIIEKAKEIVSLNGFEDKITLLQGKLEDIDLPVDSVDIIVSEWMGYFLLYESMLDTVLYARDKYLVEGGLILPDKCSMYIAGIEDGQYKDEKIHYWEDVYGFDYSPFIKVAMAEPLVDTVDNNSLITTPHKFFEFDINTVSKEQLSFHRDFTVEAIDSDLCHAYIVWFDCDFPGDEKVTLYTGPMKAYTHWKQTVFYMDQVLDLRKGDQIKGSIASRPNAHNPREVDIEIKWNVKTVSGDKSREQQGKYNYFMR; from the coding sequence ATGTCTGCCACTGATAAGAACTCCTTGCCGTTCACTGAGCAACACTATTTCTCCTCGTATGATCATTTTGGCATCCACGAGGAGATGCTCAAAGACACCTCCAGAACCTTGTCCTACAGATCTGCCATGTATAAAAACAAGCACTTgttcaaggacaaggtTGTGTTGGACGTGGGATGTGGAACTGGTATATTGTCCATGTTTGCTGCCAAGGCAGGTGCTAAACATGTTTACTCTGTGGACATGTCTAACATCATCGAGAAGGCTAAGGAAATTGTCTCGTTGAACGGTTTTGAAGACAAGATCACCTTGCTTCAGGGTAAGTTGGAGGACATTGACTTGCCGGTGGACTCTGTTGATATCATTGTGTCTGAGTGGATGGGGTACTTTTTGTTGTACGAGTCTATGTTGGATACCGTTTTGTACGCCAGAGACAAGTATTTAGTAGAAGGCGGTTTGATCTTGCCTGACAAGTGCTCAATGTACATTGCTGGTATTGAAGATGGTCAGTACAAAGACGAGAAGATCCACTACTGGGAGGATGTTTACGGTTTCGACTACTCTCCATTCATCAAGGTGGCCATGGCTGAACCCTTAGTTGATACCGTTGACAATAACTCTTTGATTACCACCCCACATAAGTTCTTTGAGTTCGATATTAATACTGTCTCCAAGGAGCAGTTATCGTTTCACAGAGACTTCACTGTCGAGGCTATTGACAGCGACTTGTGCCACGCGTACATTGTCTGGTTTGACTGCGATTTCCCCGGTGACGAAAAAGTCACCTTATACACTGGTCCAATGAAGGCCTACACGCACTGGAAACAGACCGTGTTTTACATGGACCAAGTTCTCGATTTGCGTAAGGGTGACCAGATCAAGGGTCTGATCGCTTCAAGGCCAAATGCCCACAATCCTCGTGAAGTTGATATTGAGATCAAATGGAACGTCAAAACAGTGTCAGGCGATAAGTCTCGCGAGCAGCAGGGCAAATACAACTACTTCATGCGTTAG